One window from the genome of Phocoena phocoena chromosome 15, mPhoPho1.1, whole genome shotgun sequence encodes:
- the ATXN2L gene encoding ataxin-2-like protein isoform X1: protein MLKPQPPQQTSQPQQPPPTQQAVARRPPGGTSPPNGGLPGPLASTSAPPGPPAAASPCLGPAAAAGSGLRRGAESILAPPPPPPQQHQERPGAAAIGSARGQSTGKGPPQSPVFEGVYNNSRMLHFLTAVVGSTCDVKVKNGTTYEGIFKTLSSKFELAVDAVHRKASEPAGGPRREDIVDTMVFKPSDVMLVHFRNVDFNYATKDKFTDSAIAMNSKVNGEHKEKVLQRWEGGDSNSDDYDLESDMSNGWDPNEMFKFNEENYGIKTTYDSSLSSYTVPLEKDNSEEFRQRELRAAQLAREIESSPQYRLRIAMENDDGRTEEEKHSAVQRQGSGRESPSLASREGKYIPLPQRVREGPRGGVRCSSSRGGRPGLSSLPPRGPHHLDNSSPGPGSETRGINGGPSRMSPKAQRPLRGAKTLSSPSSRPSGEASVPPPPAVPGTHCSLASSDYHVALPFLPVGRMYPPRSPKSAAPAPISASCPEPPIGSAVPTSSASIPVTSSVGDPGVGSISPASPKISLAPTDVKELPAKEPGRTLESQELSRIAGKVPGLQNEQKRFQLEELRKFGAQFKLQPSSSPETSLDPFPPRILKEEAKGKEKEVDGLLASEPMGSPVSSKTESISDKEDKPPLPPAGGAEGPDQPPPPCPSQTSSPPVGLIKGDDKDEGPVAEQVKKSTLNPNAKEFNPTKPLLSVNKSTSTPTSPGPRTHSTPSIPVLTAGQSGLYSPQYISYIPQIHMGPAVQAPQMYPYPVSNSVPGQQGKYRGAKGSLPPQRSDQHQPASAPPMMQAAAAAGPPLVAATPYSSYIPYNPQQFPGQPAMMQPMAHYPSQPVFAPMLQSNPRMLTSGSHPQAIVSSSTPQYPSAEQPTPQALYATVHQSYPHHATQLHAHQPQPATTPTGSQPQSQHAAPSPVQHQAGQAPHLGSGQPQQNLYHPGALTGTPPSLPPGPSAQSPQSSFPQPAAVYAIHAHQQLPHGFTNMAHVTQAHVQTGITAAPPPHPGAPHPPQVMLLHPPQSHGGPPQGAVPQSGVPALSASTPSPYPYIGHPQGEQPGQAPGFPGGADDRILCRVGRSHSRRRQGLAPGSVLCFPPSSLSCDPAAPLPTASPALSDPDCLLT from the exons ATGTTGAAGCCTCAGCCgccacaacagacctcccagccccagcagCCGCCCCCCACGCAACAGGCCGTGGCCCGCCGGCCTCCCGGGGGCACCAGCCCTCCCAACGGCGGCCTCCCAGGGCCCCTGGCCTCCACCTCGGCTCCCCCAGGGCCTCCCGCCGCTGCTTCCCCCTGCTTGGGGCCTGCAGCCGCTGCCGGGAGCGGGCTCCGCCGGGGAGCTGAGAGCATCttggcgccgccgccgccgccgccgcagcaaCATCAGGAGAGGCCAGGGGCAGCGGCCATCGGCAGCGCCAG GGGACAAAGCACAGGAAAGGGACCCCCACAGTCACCG GTGTTTGAGGGTGTCTACAACAATTCCAGAATGCTGCATTTCCTTACAGCTGTTGTG GGCTCCACTTGTGATGTAAAGGTAAAGAATGGTACCACCTATGAAGGTATCTTCAAGACACTGAGCTCAAAG TTTGAACTGGCAGTAGACGCTGTGCACCGGAAAGCATCGGAGCCAGCAGGTGGTCCTCGTCGGGAAGACATTGTGGACACCATGGTGTTTAAGCCAAGTGATGTCATGCTTGTCCACTTCCGAAATGTTGACTTCAATTATGCTACTAAAG ACAAGTTCACTGATTCAGCCATTGCCATGAACTCGAAGGTGAATGGGGAGCACAAGGAGAAGGTGCTTCAGCGCTGGGAGGGGGGCGACAGCAACAGCGATGACTACGACCTGGAGTCTGACATG TCCAATGGATGGGACCCCAATGAAATGTTCAAGTTCAATGAGGAGAACTACGGCATAAAGACCACCTATGACAGCAGTCTCTCTTCTTACAC GGTGCCCTTAGAGAAGGACAACTCAGAAGAATTTCGTCAGCGGGAGCTGCGGGCAGCCCAGTTGGCTCGAGAGATTGAATCGAGCCCCCAGTACCGCCTGCGGATCGCCATGGAGAACGATGACGGGCGCACCGAGGAGGAGAAGCACAGTGCAGTTCAGCGACAGGGTTCGGGGCGAGAGAGCCCCAGCTTGGCATCTAG GGAGGGAAAGTATATCCCTCTACCCCAACGAGTTCGGGAAGGTCCCCGGGGAGGAGTTCGATGCAGTAGTTCCCGGGGTGGCCGGCCTGGCCTTAGCTCTTTGCCACCTCGTGGCCCTCACCATCTTGACAATAGCAGCCCTGGCCCAGGTTCTGAGACACGCGGTATCAATGGAG gcccTTCCCGCATGTCCCCTAAGGCACAGCGGCCTCTGAGAGGTGCCAAGACTCTGTCTTCCCCCAGCAGCAGGCCTTCTGGAGAAGCTTCTGTTCCACCTCCTCCTGCAG TCCCCGGTACCCATTGCTCATTGGCCAGCAGTGACTATCACGTTGCTCTCCCTTTTCTTCCAGTAGGCCGGATGTACCCCCCGCGCTCTCCCAAGTCAGCTGCCCCTGCCCCAATCTCAGCTTCCTGTCCTGAGCCTCCCATCGGCTCAGCAGTACCGACCTCTTCAGCTTCCATCCCCGTGACATCATCAGTTGGGGATCCTGGAGTAGGCTCCATTTCCCCAGCTTCTCCAAAGATCTCACTGGCACCCACAGATG TAAAAGAACTCCCAGCCAAGGAACCTGGGAGAACGCTGGAGTCCCAGGAGCTGTCCCGGATAGCAGGGAAag TCCCTGGCCTTCAGAATGAGCAGAAACGCTTTCAACTGGAAGAACTGAGAAAATTTGGGGCCCAGTTTAAG CTTCAGCCCAGTAGCTCCCCTGAGACCAGCCTGGATCCTTTTCCTCCCCGGATCCTAAAGGAGGAGGccaaagggaaggagaaggaggttgATGGTCTTTTGGCTTCAGAGCCCATGGGGTCCCCTGTTTCCTCCAAGACAGAATCCATATCGGATAAGGAGGACAAACCACCCCTGCCACCAGCAGGAGGCGCCGAAGGGCCGGATCAGCCCCCACCACCTTGCCCAAGCCAAACCAGTAGCCCCCCAGTGGGCCTCATCAAGGGAGATGACAAGGATGAGGGCCCTGTTGCTGA aCAAGTGAAGAAGTCAACATTGAACCCTAATGCCAAGGAGTTCAATCCCACTAAGCCGCTGCTGTCTGTG AATAAATCCACCAGTACTCCAACTTCTCCTGGGCCCCGGACTCATTCAACTCCCTCCATCCCGGTGCTGACAGCAGGCCAGAGTGGGCTATATAGCCCCCAGTACATTTCCTACATACCTCAGATCCACATGGGACCAGCCGTTCAG GCACCTCAGATGTATCCATATCCTGTGTCCAACTCAGTGCCTGGACAGCAGGGCAAGTACCGGGGAGCAAAAG GCTCCCTGCCCCCCCAGCGCTCGGACCAACACCAGCCAGCCTCAGCCCCTCCGATGATGCAGGCCGCCGCCGCTGCTGGCCCCCCTCTGGTGGCTGCCACACCTTATTCTTCCTACATCCCCTACAATCCACAGCAGTTCCCAGGCCAGCCCGCCATGATGCAGCCCATGGCCCACTACCCCTCGCAG CCGGTGTTTGCCCCCATGCTTCAAAGCAACCCACGCATGCTGACGTCGGGGAGCCATCCCCAGGCCATTGTGTCATCCTCCACCCCTCAGTACCCTTCTGCAGAGCAGCCCACCCCCCAAGCCCTTTATG CCACTGTTCACCAGTCCTATCCACACCATGCCACGCAGCTCCATGCCCACCAGCCGCAGCCGGCCACCACGCCTACTGGGAGCCAGCCGCAGTCCCAGCATGCAGCCCCCAGTCCCGTCCAG CACCAGGCGGGGCAGGCCCCACACCTGGGCAGTGGACAGCCACAGCAGAACCTGTACCACCCAGGGGCCCTGACAGGCACGCCGCCTTCTCTGCCGCCGGGACCTTCTGCGCAGTCCCCTCAGAGCAGCTTCCCCCAGCCAGCCGCTGTGTATGCTATCCATGCCCACCAGCAGCTGCCCCACGGCTTCACCAACATGGCCCATGTTACCCAG GCCCATGTCCAAACTGGAATCACAGCAGCCCCGCCCCCTCACCCTGGGGCTCCCCACCcgccccaggtgatgctgctgcacCCACCCCAGAGCCATGGGGGCCCCCCCCAAGGCGCGGTGCCCCAGAGTGGGGTGCCTGCACTCTCAGCTTCCAcaccctcaccctatccctacaTCGGACACCCCCAAGGTGAGCAGCCTGGCCAGGCGCCTGGATTTCCAGGAGGAGCCGATGACAGGATTC TATGTAGGGTGGGCAGAAGCCACAGTCGCCGCCGCCAGGGGCTTGCTCCTGGCTCTGTCCTTTGCTTCCCTCCGTCCTCGCTCAGTTGTGATCCagcagcccccctccccactgcctcccCAGCTCTCAGTGACCCCGACTGTCTCCTGACTTAG
- the ATXN2L gene encoding ataxin-2-like protein isoform X2, translating into MLKPQPPQQTSQPQQPPPTQQAVARRPPGGTSPPNGGLPGPLASTSAPPGPPAAASPCLGPAAAAGSGLRRGAESILAPPPPPPQQHQERPGAAAIGSARGQSTGKGPPQSPVFEGVYNNSRMLHFLTAVVGSTCDVKVKNGTTYEGIFKTLSSKFELAVDAVHRKASEPAGGPRREDIVDTMVFKPSDVMLVHFRNVDFNYATKDKFTDSAIAMNSKVNGEHKEKVLQRWEGGDSNSDDYDLESDMSNGWDPNEMFKFNEENYGIKTTYDSSLSSYTVPLEKDNSEEFRQRELRAAQLAREIESSPQYRLRIAMENDDGRTEEEKHSAVQRQGSGRESPSLASREGKYIPLPQRVREGPRGGVRCSSSRGGRPGLSSLPPRGPHHLDNSSPGPGSETRGINGGPSRMSPKAQRPLRGAKTLSSPSSRPSGEASVPPPPAVPGTHCSLASSDYHVALPFLPVGRMYPPRSPKSAAPAPISASCPEPPIGSAVPTSSASIPVTSSVGDPGVGSISPASPKISLAPTDVKELPAKEPGRTLESQELSRIAGKVPGLQNEQKRFQLEELRKFGAQFKLQPSSSPETSLDPFPPRILKEEAKGKEKEVDGLLASEPMGSPVSSKTESISDKEDKPPLPPAGGAEGPDQPPPPCPSQTSSPPVGLIKGDDKDEGPVAEQVKKSTLNPNAKEFNPTKPLLSVNKSTSTPTSPGPRTHSTPSIPVLTAGQSGLYSPQYISYIPQIHMGPAVQAPQMYPYPVSNSVPGQQGKYRGAKGSLPPQRSDQHQPASAPPMMQAAAAAGPPLVAATPYSSYIPYNPQQFPGQPAMMQPMAHYPSQPVFAPMLQSNPRMLTSGSHPQAIVSSSTPQYPSAEQPTPQALYATVHQSYPHHATQLHAHQPQPATTPTGSQPQSQHAAPSPVQHQAGQAPHLGSGQPQQNLYHPGALTGTPPSLPPGPSAQSPQSSFPQPAAVYAIHAHQQLPHGFTNMAHVTQAHVQTGITAAPPPHPGAPHPPQVMLLHPPQSHGGPPQGAVPQSGVPALSASTPSPYPYIGHPQVCRVGRSHSRRRQGLAPGSVLCFPPSSLSCDPAAPLPTASPALSDPDCLLT; encoded by the exons ATGTTGAAGCCTCAGCCgccacaacagacctcccagccccagcagCCGCCCCCCACGCAACAGGCCGTGGCCCGCCGGCCTCCCGGGGGCACCAGCCCTCCCAACGGCGGCCTCCCAGGGCCCCTGGCCTCCACCTCGGCTCCCCCAGGGCCTCCCGCCGCTGCTTCCCCCTGCTTGGGGCCTGCAGCCGCTGCCGGGAGCGGGCTCCGCCGGGGAGCTGAGAGCATCttggcgccgccgccgccgccgccgcagcaaCATCAGGAGAGGCCAGGGGCAGCGGCCATCGGCAGCGCCAG GGGACAAAGCACAGGAAAGGGACCCCCACAGTCACCG GTGTTTGAGGGTGTCTACAACAATTCCAGAATGCTGCATTTCCTTACAGCTGTTGTG GGCTCCACTTGTGATGTAAAGGTAAAGAATGGTACCACCTATGAAGGTATCTTCAAGACACTGAGCTCAAAG TTTGAACTGGCAGTAGACGCTGTGCACCGGAAAGCATCGGAGCCAGCAGGTGGTCCTCGTCGGGAAGACATTGTGGACACCATGGTGTTTAAGCCAAGTGATGTCATGCTTGTCCACTTCCGAAATGTTGACTTCAATTATGCTACTAAAG ACAAGTTCACTGATTCAGCCATTGCCATGAACTCGAAGGTGAATGGGGAGCACAAGGAGAAGGTGCTTCAGCGCTGGGAGGGGGGCGACAGCAACAGCGATGACTACGACCTGGAGTCTGACATG TCCAATGGATGGGACCCCAATGAAATGTTCAAGTTCAATGAGGAGAACTACGGCATAAAGACCACCTATGACAGCAGTCTCTCTTCTTACAC GGTGCCCTTAGAGAAGGACAACTCAGAAGAATTTCGTCAGCGGGAGCTGCGGGCAGCCCAGTTGGCTCGAGAGATTGAATCGAGCCCCCAGTACCGCCTGCGGATCGCCATGGAGAACGATGACGGGCGCACCGAGGAGGAGAAGCACAGTGCAGTTCAGCGACAGGGTTCGGGGCGAGAGAGCCCCAGCTTGGCATCTAG GGAGGGAAAGTATATCCCTCTACCCCAACGAGTTCGGGAAGGTCCCCGGGGAGGAGTTCGATGCAGTAGTTCCCGGGGTGGCCGGCCTGGCCTTAGCTCTTTGCCACCTCGTGGCCCTCACCATCTTGACAATAGCAGCCCTGGCCCAGGTTCTGAGACACGCGGTATCAATGGAG gcccTTCCCGCATGTCCCCTAAGGCACAGCGGCCTCTGAGAGGTGCCAAGACTCTGTCTTCCCCCAGCAGCAGGCCTTCTGGAGAAGCTTCTGTTCCACCTCCTCCTGCAG TCCCCGGTACCCATTGCTCATTGGCCAGCAGTGACTATCACGTTGCTCTCCCTTTTCTTCCAGTAGGCCGGATGTACCCCCCGCGCTCTCCCAAGTCAGCTGCCCCTGCCCCAATCTCAGCTTCCTGTCCTGAGCCTCCCATCGGCTCAGCAGTACCGACCTCTTCAGCTTCCATCCCCGTGACATCATCAGTTGGGGATCCTGGAGTAGGCTCCATTTCCCCAGCTTCTCCAAAGATCTCACTGGCACCCACAGATG TAAAAGAACTCCCAGCCAAGGAACCTGGGAGAACGCTGGAGTCCCAGGAGCTGTCCCGGATAGCAGGGAAag TCCCTGGCCTTCAGAATGAGCAGAAACGCTTTCAACTGGAAGAACTGAGAAAATTTGGGGCCCAGTTTAAG CTTCAGCCCAGTAGCTCCCCTGAGACCAGCCTGGATCCTTTTCCTCCCCGGATCCTAAAGGAGGAGGccaaagggaaggagaaggaggttgATGGTCTTTTGGCTTCAGAGCCCATGGGGTCCCCTGTTTCCTCCAAGACAGAATCCATATCGGATAAGGAGGACAAACCACCCCTGCCACCAGCAGGAGGCGCCGAAGGGCCGGATCAGCCCCCACCACCTTGCCCAAGCCAAACCAGTAGCCCCCCAGTGGGCCTCATCAAGGGAGATGACAAGGATGAGGGCCCTGTTGCTGA aCAAGTGAAGAAGTCAACATTGAACCCTAATGCCAAGGAGTTCAATCCCACTAAGCCGCTGCTGTCTGTG AATAAATCCACCAGTACTCCAACTTCTCCTGGGCCCCGGACTCATTCAACTCCCTCCATCCCGGTGCTGACAGCAGGCCAGAGTGGGCTATATAGCCCCCAGTACATTTCCTACATACCTCAGATCCACATGGGACCAGCCGTTCAG GCACCTCAGATGTATCCATATCCTGTGTCCAACTCAGTGCCTGGACAGCAGGGCAAGTACCGGGGAGCAAAAG GCTCCCTGCCCCCCCAGCGCTCGGACCAACACCAGCCAGCCTCAGCCCCTCCGATGATGCAGGCCGCCGCCGCTGCTGGCCCCCCTCTGGTGGCTGCCACACCTTATTCTTCCTACATCCCCTACAATCCACAGCAGTTCCCAGGCCAGCCCGCCATGATGCAGCCCATGGCCCACTACCCCTCGCAG CCGGTGTTTGCCCCCATGCTTCAAAGCAACCCACGCATGCTGACGTCGGGGAGCCATCCCCAGGCCATTGTGTCATCCTCCACCCCTCAGTACCCTTCTGCAGAGCAGCCCACCCCCCAAGCCCTTTATG CCACTGTTCACCAGTCCTATCCACACCATGCCACGCAGCTCCATGCCCACCAGCCGCAGCCGGCCACCACGCCTACTGGGAGCCAGCCGCAGTCCCAGCATGCAGCCCCCAGTCCCGTCCAG CACCAGGCGGGGCAGGCCCCACACCTGGGCAGTGGACAGCCACAGCAGAACCTGTACCACCCAGGGGCCCTGACAGGCACGCCGCCTTCTCTGCCGCCGGGACCTTCTGCGCAGTCCCCTCAGAGCAGCTTCCCCCAGCCAGCCGCTGTGTATGCTATCCATGCCCACCAGCAGCTGCCCCACGGCTTCACCAACATGGCCCATGTTACCCAG GCCCATGTCCAAACTGGAATCACAGCAGCCCCGCCCCCTCACCCTGGGGCTCCCCACCcgccccaggtgatgctgctgcacCCACCCCAGAGCCATGGGGGCCCCCCCCAAGGCGCGGTGCCCCAGAGTGGGGTGCCTGCACTCTCAGCTTCCAcaccctcaccctatccctacaTCGGACACCCCCAAG TATGTAGGGTGGGCAGAAGCCACAGTCGCCGCCGCCAGGGGCTTGCTCCTGGCTCTGTCCTTTGCTTCCCTCCGTCCTCGCTCAGTTGTGATCCagcagcccccctccccactgcctcccCAGCTCTCAGTGACCCCGACTGTCTCCTGACTTAG
- the ATXN2L gene encoding ataxin-2-like protein isoform X20, translated as MLKPQPPQQTSQPQQPPPTQQAVARRPPGGTSPPNGGLPGPLASTSAPPGPPAAASPCLGPAAAAGSGLRRGAESILAPPPPPPQQHQERPGAAAIGSARGQSTGKGPPQSPVFEGVYNNSRMLHFLTAVVGSTCDVKVKNGTTYEGIFKTLSSKFELAVDAVHRKASEPAGGPRREDIVDTMVFKPSDVMLVHFRNVDFNYATKDKFTDSAIAMNSKVNGEHKEKVLQRWEGGDSNSDDYDLESDMSNGWDPNEMFKFNEENYGIKTTYDSSLSSYTVPLEKDNSEEFRQRELRAAQLAREIESSPQYRLRIAMENDDGRTEEEKHSAVQRQGSGRESPSLASREGKYIPLPQRVREGPRGGVRCSSSRGGRPGLSSLPPRGPHHLDNSSPGPGSETRGINGGPSRMSPKAQRPLRGAKTLSSPSSRPSGEASVPPPPAVGRMYPPRSPKSAAPAPISASCPEPPIGSAVPTSSASIPVTSSVGDPGVGSISPASPKISLAPTDVPGLQNEQKRFQLEELRKFGAQFKLQPSSSPETSLDPFPPRILKEEAKGKEKEVDGLLASEPMGSPVSSKTESISDKEDKPPLPPAGGAEGPDQPPPPCPSQTSSPPVGLIKGDDKDEGPVAEQVKKSTLNPNAKEFNPTKPLLSVNKSTSTPTSPGPRTHSTPSIPVLTAGQSGLYSPQYISYIPQIHMGPAVQAPQMYPYPVSNSVPGQQGKYRGAKGSLPPQRSDQHQPASAPPMMQAAAAAGPPLVAATPYSSYIPYNPQQFPGQPAMMQPMAHYPSQPVFAPMLQSNPRMLTSGSHPQAIVSSSTPQYPSAEQPTPQALYATVHQSYPHHATQLHAHQPQPATTPTGSQPQSQHAAPSPVQHQAGQAPHLGSGQPQQNLYHPGALTGTPPSLPPGPSAQSPQSSFPQPAAVYAIHAHQQLPHGFTNMAHVTQAHVQTGITAAPPPHPGAPHPPQVMLLHPPQSHGGPPQGAVPQSGVPALSASTPSPYPYIGHPQVCRVGRSHSRRRQGLAPGSVLCFPPSSLSCDPAAPLPTASPALSDPDCLLT; from the exons ATGTTGAAGCCTCAGCCgccacaacagacctcccagccccagcagCCGCCCCCCACGCAACAGGCCGTGGCCCGCCGGCCTCCCGGGGGCACCAGCCCTCCCAACGGCGGCCTCCCAGGGCCCCTGGCCTCCACCTCGGCTCCCCCAGGGCCTCCCGCCGCTGCTTCCCCCTGCTTGGGGCCTGCAGCCGCTGCCGGGAGCGGGCTCCGCCGGGGAGCTGAGAGCATCttggcgccgccgccgccgccgccgcagcaaCATCAGGAGAGGCCAGGGGCAGCGGCCATCGGCAGCGCCAG GGGACAAAGCACAGGAAAGGGACCCCCACAGTCACCG GTGTTTGAGGGTGTCTACAACAATTCCAGAATGCTGCATTTCCTTACAGCTGTTGTG GGCTCCACTTGTGATGTAAAGGTAAAGAATGGTACCACCTATGAAGGTATCTTCAAGACACTGAGCTCAAAG TTTGAACTGGCAGTAGACGCTGTGCACCGGAAAGCATCGGAGCCAGCAGGTGGTCCTCGTCGGGAAGACATTGTGGACACCATGGTGTTTAAGCCAAGTGATGTCATGCTTGTCCACTTCCGAAATGTTGACTTCAATTATGCTACTAAAG ACAAGTTCACTGATTCAGCCATTGCCATGAACTCGAAGGTGAATGGGGAGCACAAGGAGAAGGTGCTTCAGCGCTGGGAGGGGGGCGACAGCAACAGCGATGACTACGACCTGGAGTCTGACATG TCCAATGGATGGGACCCCAATGAAATGTTCAAGTTCAATGAGGAGAACTACGGCATAAAGACCACCTATGACAGCAGTCTCTCTTCTTACAC GGTGCCCTTAGAGAAGGACAACTCAGAAGAATTTCGTCAGCGGGAGCTGCGGGCAGCCCAGTTGGCTCGAGAGATTGAATCGAGCCCCCAGTACCGCCTGCGGATCGCCATGGAGAACGATGACGGGCGCACCGAGGAGGAGAAGCACAGTGCAGTTCAGCGACAGGGTTCGGGGCGAGAGAGCCCCAGCTTGGCATCTAG GGAGGGAAAGTATATCCCTCTACCCCAACGAGTTCGGGAAGGTCCCCGGGGAGGAGTTCGATGCAGTAGTTCCCGGGGTGGCCGGCCTGGCCTTAGCTCTTTGCCACCTCGTGGCCCTCACCATCTTGACAATAGCAGCCCTGGCCCAGGTTCTGAGACACGCGGTATCAATGGAG gcccTTCCCGCATGTCCCCTAAGGCACAGCGGCCTCTGAGAGGTGCCAAGACTCTGTCTTCCCCCAGCAGCAGGCCTTCTGGAGAAGCTTCTGTTCCACCTCCTCCTGCAG TAGGCCGGATGTACCCCCCGCGCTCTCCCAAGTCAGCTGCCCCTGCCCCAATCTCAGCTTCCTGTCCTGAGCCTCCCATCGGCTCAGCAGTACCGACCTCTTCAGCTTCCATCCCCGTGACATCATCAGTTGGGGATCCTGGAGTAGGCTCCATTTCCCCAGCTTCTCCAAAGATCTCACTGGCACCCACAGATG TCCCTGGCCTTCAGAATGAGCAGAAACGCTTTCAACTGGAAGAACTGAGAAAATTTGGGGCCCAGTTTAAG CTTCAGCCCAGTAGCTCCCCTGAGACCAGCCTGGATCCTTTTCCTCCCCGGATCCTAAAGGAGGAGGccaaagggaaggagaaggaggttgATGGTCTTTTGGCTTCAGAGCCCATGGGGTCCCCTGTTTCCTCCAAGACAGAATCCATATCGGATAAGGAGGACAAACCACCCCTGCCACCAGCAGGAGGCGCCGAAGGGCCGGATCAGCCCCCACCACCTTGCCCAAGCCAAACCAGTAGCCCCCCAGTGGGCCTCATCAAGGGAGATGACAAGGATGAGGGCCCTGTTGCTGA aCAAGTGAAGAAGTCAACATTGAACCCTAATGCCAAGGAGTTCAATCCCACTAAGCCGCTGCTGTCTGTG AATAAATCCACCAGTACTCCAACTTCTCCTGGGCCCCGGACTCATTCAACTCCCTCCATCCCGGTGCTGACAGCAGGCCAGAGTGGGCTATATAGCCCCCAGTACATTTCCTACATACCTCAGATCCACATGGGACCAGCCGTTCAG GCACCTCAGATGTATCCATATCCTGTGTCCAACTCAGTGCCTGGACAGCAGGGCAAGTACCGGGGAGCAAAAG GCTCCCTGCCCCCCCAGCGCTCGGACCAACACCAGCCAGCCTCAGCCCCTCCGATGATGCAGGCCGCCGCCGCTGCTGGCCCCCCTCTGGTGGCTGCCACACCTTATTCTTCCTACATCCCCTACAATCCACAGCAGTTCCCAGGCCAGCCCGCCATGATGCAGCCCATGGCCCACTACCCCTCGCAG CCGGTGTTTGCCCCCATGCTTCAAAGCAACCCACGCATGCTGACGTCGGGGAGCCATCCCCAGGCCATTGTGTCATCCTCCACCCCTCAGTACCCTTCTGCAGAGCAGCCCACCCCCCAAGCCCTTTATG CCACTGTTCACCAGTCCTATCCACACCATGCCACGCAGCTCCATGCCCACCAGCCGCAGCCGGCCACCACGCCTACTGGGAGCCAGCCGCAGTCCCAGCATGCAGCCCCCAGTCCCGTCCAG CACCAGGCGGGGCAGGCCCCACACCTGGGCAGTGGACAGCCACAGCAGAACCTGTACCACCCAGGGGCCCTGACAGGCACGCCGCCTTCTCTGCCGCCGGGACCTTCTGCGCAGTCCCCTCAGAGCAGCTTCCCCCAGCCAGCCGCTGTGTATGCTATCCATGCCCACCAGCAGCTGCCCCACGGCTTCACCAACATGGCCCATGTTACCCAG GCCCATGTCCAAACTGGAATCACAGCAGCCCCGCCCCCTCACCCTGGGGCTCCCCACCcgccccaggtgatgctgctgcacCCACCCCAGAGCCATGGGGGCCCCCCCCAAGGCGCGGTGCCCCAGAGTGGGGTGCCTGCACTCTCAGCTTCCAcaccctcaccctatccctacaTCGGACACCCCCAAG TATGTAGGGTGGGCAGAAGCCACAGTCGCCGCCGCCAGGGGCTTGCTCCTGGCTCTGTCCTTTGCTTCCCTCCGTCCTCGCTCAGTTGTGATCCagcagcccccctccccactgcctcccCAGCTCTCAGTGACCCCGACTGTCTCCTGACTTAG